The Clostridium sporogenes genome contains a region encoding:
- a CDS encoding patatin-like phospholipase family protein → MKCNAIFDSGGIRGIGIIGALNYMESKGFSWNNIAGTSVGALIGALLVSGYTAKDLKHITVNTDFMELLNKEGIQKFTFVGKAINFFKFNGVYSGDFIEKWIDDMLKVKGINTFSDLMNNGTCKLKIIASDITEKRMITFPDDLYIYGFSLSNFRVSKAIRMSISIPFFFKPVEFIHGNGLSYIVDGGVCCAYPISIFDSYNDKEDVPTIGFKFDNIELSNTKQGKNDPLSFLFDIADTMNKKDSKGWMTNKNIDRTVLIPTLGISSTDFDLSKEKTLKLYKSGYKSAEKFIRTWNFEEYKNKYKKEGSA, encoded by the coding sequence TTGAAATGTAATGCTATATTTGATAGTGGTGGCATTAGGGGTATTGGAATAATTGGTGCTTTGAACTATATGGAAAGTAAAGGTTTTTCTTGGAATAATATTGCAGGAACTTCTGTTGGCGCTTTAATAGGAGCATTATTGGTTTCTGGATATACTGCAAAAGATTTAAAACATATAACTGTAAATACAGACTTTATGGAGCTTCTTAATAAAGAAGGTATCCAAAAATTTACATTTGTTGGTAAAGCAATAAATTTCTTTAAGTTTAATGGAGTTTACTCTGGAGATTTTATAGAAAAATGGATTGATGATATGCTTAAAGTTAAGGGAATAAATACTTTTAGCGACCTTATGAATAACGGTACTTGTAAACTAAAAATAATAGCTTCGGATATCACTGAAAAAAGAATGATCACCTTCCCTGATGATCTTTATATTTATGGATTTAGCTTAAGTAATTTTAGGGTTTCTAAAGCCATTAGAATGAGTATAAGTATACCATTTTTCTTTAAACCTGTAGAATTTATTCATGGTAATGGTTTAAGTTATATAGTAGATGGTGGTGTTTGCTGTGCTTATCCAATTTCTATATTTGATAGCTACAATGATAAGGAAGATGTTCCTACAATAGGTTTTAAATTTGATAATATTGAATTAAGTAATACTAAGCAAGGTAAAAATGACCCCCTATCCTTTCTATTTGACATAGCTGATACCATGAATAAAAAAGACTCTAAAGGATGGATGACAAATAAAAATATAGATAGAACTGTACTAATTCCAACACTGGGAATTAGCTCCACAGACTTTGATTTATCTAAAGAAAAAACTTTAAAACTATATAAATCCGGATATAAATCCGCGGAGAAATTTATTAGAACCTGGAATTTTGAAGAATATAAAAATAAGTATAAAAAAGAAGGTAGTGCTTAA
- a CDS encoding alpha/beta fold hydrolase has protein sequence MIFKEFGNKNMPVIILIHGGGLSWWSWKAQIEVLEKNYYVVTPIIDGHGDDYDTEFVSIKKSAEEIIKYVKENCNGKVFAIGGLSIGAQITVEILSQDSDITENAVIESALVYPMKMVSAMTVPMYNICHGLIKKRWYAKLQAKTLNVPEELFETYYEDSSRMTKESLINIAKSNGDYSISSNLSKTKAKALILVGEKELGVMKKSAELLYNTIKGSSLKIIEKSGHGEISLIHPDQYIELIQKFFEGNTN, from the coding sequence ATGATATTTAAAGAATTTGGTAACAAAAATATGCCAGTTATTATTCTAATTCATGGGGGAGGATTATCCTGGTGGTCATGGAAAGCACAAATTGAAGTTTTAGAAAAGAATTATTATGTTGTTACACCTATTATTGATGGGCATGGAGATGATTATGATACTGAGTTTGTAAGTATAAAAAAGTCTGCTGAAGAGATTATAAAATATGTAAAAGAAAATTGCAATGGAAAAGTTTTTGCAATAGGTGGTCTTTCTATTGGTGCTCAGATTACTGTTGAAATACTATCTCAAGATAGTGATATTACAGAGAATGCTGTTATAGAAAGTGCTTTAGTTTATCCTATGAAAATGGTAAGTGCAATGACTGTACCAATGTATAATATATGTCATGGACTAATTAAAAAAAGATGGTATGCAAAACTACAGGCTAAAACATTAAATGTACCAGAGGAATTATTTGAAACATATTATGAAGATAGCTCACGAATGACAAAAGAATCACTTATAAACATTGCAAAAAGTAATGGAGATTATTCAATTTCTTCAAACTTATCCAAAACAAAAGCAAAAGCATTGATATTAGTTGGTGAGAAAGAATTAGGGGTAATGAAAAAATCTGCAGAGTTACTTTACAATACCATTAAGGGAAGTTCTTTAAAAATCATTGAAAAAAGTGGACATGGTGAAATAAGTTTAATACATCCAGATCAATATATTGAGTTGATACAAAAGTTTTTTGAAGGTAATACTAATTAA
- a CDS encoding MBL fold metallo-hydrolase — translation MFKQLTKRVYYLEHNEDTDRPVLGYIKGDKFSLMIDGGNSAKHVGIYMEELDKRQLSHPKFVAITHWHWDHTFGLSAANAIIIANSLTNKQLCKMRGWKWDEESMDKRVTAGEEIEFCNSMIKKEYPQKDNIKVISADIVFNDYLMLDLGGITCQMIKIGGCHSDDSTIFYLQEEKILFIGDAACEDLYHGEGYDKDKLKKVIRILSEIEFDIVIEGHNEHTDKAELLEYLQGKLAEI, via the coding sequence ATGTTTAAACAATTAACTAAAAGAGTTTATTATTTAGAACACAATGAAGATACAGATAGACCTGTTTTGGGATATATTAAGGGAGATAAATTTTCTCTAATGATAGATGGTGGTAATTCAGCTAAACATGTGGGAATTTATATGGAGGAGCTGGATAAAAGGCAATTATCGCATCCTAAATTTGTGGCTATTACACATTGGCATTGGGATCACACATTTGGTCTTTCAGCAGCAAATGCTATTATTATTGCAAATTCATTAACCAATAAGCAGCTATGTAAGATGAGAGGATGGAAATGGGATGAAGAATCTATGGACAAGCGAGTAACTGCTGGTGAGGAAATTGAATTTTGTAATAGTATGATTAAAAAAGAATATCCCCAAAAAGATAACATTAAAGTTATTAGCGCAGATATAGTATTTAATGATTATCTTATGCTTGATTTAGGTGGAATCACTTGCCAGATGATAAAAATAGGTGGATGTCATAGTGATGATTCAACAATTTTTTATTTACAGGAAGAAAAGATATTATTTATTGGAGATGCCGCATGTGAAGATTTATATCATGGAGAAGGTTATGATAAAGATAAACTAAAAAAGGTTATTAGGATTTTATCAGAAATTGAATTTGATATTGTTATAGAAGGTCATAATGAACATACAGACAAAGCTGAGTTATTAGAGTATTTACAAGGAAAGCTTGCAGAAATTTAA
- a CDS encoding glyoxalase/bleomycin resistance/dioxygenase family protein has protein sequence MEFKLALLAVKNVNVSKQFYEELFDQKVILDLGKNVTFSGGFAIQEDFAWLTNLPSDSVIEKSNNMELYFEVDDFEAFMQKIKGYGNIEYVHQPKKYEWQQRVVRIYDPDHHIIEIGESMAVIAKRYLDEGYSIGETSKIIQHPIEFVEMCK, from the coding sequence ATGGAATTTAAATTGGCATTATTAGCAGTTAAAAATGTTAATGTTTCTAAACAGTTCTATGAAGAATTGTTTGACCAAAAAGTTATTCTTGATTTAGGTAAAAATGTAACATTTAGTGGTGGATTTGCAATACAAGAGGATTTTGCATGGCTTACAAACTTACCTAGTGATTCTGTTATAGAGAAGTCAAATAATATGGAATTATATTTTGAGGTAGATGACTTTGAAGCATTTATGCAAAAGATAAAAGGGTATGGAAACATTGAATACGTTCATCAGCCTAAGAAATATGAGTGGCAACAACGTGTTGTTCGTATTTACGACCCAGACCATCATATTATAGAGATAGGTGAATCTATGGCAGTTATAGCAAAACGCTATCTTGATGAGGGGTATTCCATAGGGGAAACATCAAAAATTATTCAGCATCCCATTGAATTTGTTGAAATGTGTAAATAG